In Horticoccus luteus, the following proteins share a genomic window:
- a CDS encoding hybrid sensor histidine kinase/response regulator — protein sequence MTILYLEDDAADAALVRAHLEPHLTDCHLVVAPSFAAFEAALHGPPPDLILADFKVHDGDGLTALRTAKATLPDTPFILLSGTIEEDVAIEFIRNGAQDYVLKGNIKRLPVAIQRAVREAHEQRLYREARHRLVQQGEMIEQANEAIVIADLAGHVISWNRGAERIFGWTLADVVGRRLRDVAWPEDAAAIIAASEASVQSSAWRGELQLHTKAGKEITIEVHHTLVLDEAGRPKARLTISTDITEKKLLEAQFAQAQRMENIGLLATGIAHDLNNMLAPILMAAPLLRSATTEPRARRMLDTVEQCAERGAALTRQILSFAQGSAGQLKLVQIKHLLRDIVNLVQQTFPRSIKLEADVPNDLWLIQANPVQIHQVLLNLCVNARDAMPHGGRLSLRVRNTLPDEIVPLGPDASSTARFVVIDIADTGTGIPPEVLPHIWKPFFTTKEQGHGTGLGLPTVKGIIGNHQGHIIVQTEAGQGTLFRVILPASPDGADRPESSTALPRGAGELIVVVDDEAHIQQLCSTILTRQGYDVLVASDAADAVGWFSQRSHEVRLVLTDLQMPDFDGLALSRVLSQINSNIKMLVITGLPTAEQRLRDAPPCIKGLLLKPFTAEALIRQVHAILHPPASHDLPPS from the coding sequence ATGACGATCCTTTATTTGGAAGACGATGCCGCCGACGCCGCGTTGGTGCGTGCCCACCTCGAACCGCACCTGACCGACTGCCACCTCGTCGTGGCGCCTTCTTTCGCCGCTTTCGAAGCCGCGCTGCACGGCCCTCCGCCCGACCTCATCCTCGCCGATTTCAAAGTCCACGATGGCGACGGTCTCACCGCCCTGCGCACCGCGAAGGCGACTCTCCCCGACACGCCGTTCATCCTCCTTTCCGGCACCATCGAAGAAGACGTCGCCATCGAATTCATCCGCAACGGCGCGCAAGACTACGTCCTCAAGGGCAATATCAAACGGCTTCCCGTCGCGATCCAACGCGCCGTGCGCGAAGCCCACGAACAACGCCTGTATCGGGAAGCCCGCCACCGCCTCGTGCAGCAAGGCGAGATGATCGAACAGGCCAACGAAGCCATCGTCATCGCCGACCTCGCCGGCCACGTGATCTCCTGGAACCGCGGCGCGGAACGCATCTTCGGCTGGACGCTGGCCGACGTCGTCGGCCGCCGCCTCCGCGATGTCGCCTGGCCCGAAGACGCCGCGGCCATCATCGCCGCCTCCGAAGCGTCCGTGCAATCCTCCGCGTGGCGCGGCGAATTGCAGCTTCATACGAAGGCGGGCAAGGAAATCACCATCGAGGTGCATCATACCCTCGTGCTCGATGAAGCCGGCCGGCCCAAAGCCCGCCTCACCATCAGCACCGACATCACCGAAAAAAAACTGCTCGAAGCCCAATTCGCCCAAGCCCAGCGCATGGAAAACATCGGGCTCCTCGCCACCGGGATCGCGCACGACTTGAACAACATGCTCGCGCCGATCCTCATGGCCGCGCCCCTCCTCCGCTCGGCCACCACCGAGCCGCGCGCGCGCCGCATGCTCGACACGGTTGAACAATGCGCCGAACGCGGCGCCGCGCTCACCCGCCAGATTCTCTCCTTCGCCCAAGGCTCTGCCGGCCAGCTCAAGCTCGTGCAGATCAAACACCTGCTGCGCGACATCGTGAATCTGGTCCAGCAAACCTTCCCCCGCTCCATCAAGTTGGAGGCGGACGTGCCCAACGACCTCTGGCTGATCCAAGCCAATCCCGTCCAGATCCACCAAGTTCTGCTCAACCTCTGCGTCAACGCCCGCGATGCCATGCCCCACGGCGGCCGGCTTTCACTCCGCGTGCGCAACACCCTGCCCGACGAAATCGTTCCGCTCGGTCCCGACGCCAGCTCCACCGCCCGCTTCGTCGTCATCGACATCGCCGACACCGGCACCGGCATCCCGCCCGAGGTGCTGCCCCACATCTGGAAACCGTTTTTTACCACGAAAGAGCAAGGCCACGGCACGGGTCTCGGCCTGCCGACCGTCAAAGGCATTATCGGCAACCATCAAGGACACATCATCGTCCAGACCGAAGCAGGCCAGGGCACCCTCTTCCGCGTCATCCTTCCCGCCTCGCCCGACGGCGCCGATCGTCCCGAATCCTCGACCGCCCTCCCTCGCGGCGCCGGTGAACTCATCGTCGTCGTGGACGATGAGGCCCACATCCAGCAACTCTGCTCCACCATCCTCACCCGCCAAGGCTACGATGTCCTCGTGGCGTCCGATGCCGCCGACGCCGTGGGCTGGTTCTCCCAACGCAGTCACGAAGTGCGCCTCGTGCTCACCGATTTGCAAATGCCCGACTTCGATGGCCTCGCCCTCTCGCGCGTGCTCAGTCAGATCAATTCCAACATCAAGATGCTCGTCATCACCGGCCTGCCCACCGCCGAACAACGCCTGCGCGACGCCCCGCCCTGCATCAAGGGCCTCTTGCTAAAACCTTTCACAGCCGAAGCCCTCATCCGGCAGGTGCACGCGATTCTGCATCCGCCGGCGTCCCACGACCTCCCGCCCTCCTGA
- a CDS encoding general stress protein CsbD: MNADKTGPDWKTTREKLREKFKNLREDDLQLANGQGEGLVDRIQQRTGANRAEIEKYLREECGCR, translated from the coding sequence ATGAACGCCGACAAAACGGGACCGGATTGGAAGACAACGCGGGAGAAGCTGCGGGAAAAATTCAAAAATCTCCGGGAGGACGACCTTCAGCTCGCGAACGGTCAGGGCGAGGGATTGGTCGACCGGATCCAACAGCGCACGGGAGCGAATCGCGCTGAGATCGAGAAGTATCTGCGCGAAGAGTGCGGGTGCCGTTGA